One window from the genome of Natrialba magadii ATCC 43099 encodes:
- a CDS encoding HalOD1 output domain-containing protein, whose protein sequence is MPSRDDTPDADDSAVLPDRDRSGKQEQEQEQARDSQKQEQNQHHEQPQTPLEYTTSFDPATDSASERVILTIAALTDTAPEDLPPLLRVIDPDALDRVVERAATNAAAGEQEVWFAYAGFDVGLNSTGTITVRGEADTVDAPPV, encoded by the coding sequence ATGCCCTCCCGCGACGATACCCCCGATGCCGACGACTCCGCCGTACTACCGGATCGAGACCGAAGTGGAAAGCAAGAGCAAGAGCAAGAGCAAGCGAGAGACAGCCAGAAGCAAGAACAGAACCAGCACCACGAACAACCACAGACCCCACTCGAGTACACGACCAGTTTCGATCCGGCAACAGACAGCGCGAGCGAGCGCGTTATCCTCACGATTGCCGCGCTCACAGACACTGCACCCGAGGATTTGCCGCCGTTGCTGCGCGTCATCGACCCGGACGCACTGGATCGGGTTGTCGAACGCGCAGCGACGAACGCAGCGGCTGGCGAACAGGAAGTCTGGTTCGCCTACGCCGGGTTCGACGTTGGGCTGAACAGTACTGGAACGATCACCGTTCGAGGCGAGGCCGATACGGTCGACGCGCCGCCGGTTTGA
- the htpX gene encoding zinc metalloprotease HtpX — protein MNWQPDWGLRGRMFLTMFLLFALYIVFAAVLTLYIGGGLWTIAILFGGFSLVQYYFSDTLTLRSMGAKEVSADEYPQLHSSVERLSQQADLPKPTVAVVDSNVPNAFATGRNQRNAAVAVTSGLMNTLDREELDGVIAHELAHVKNRDMMVMTIASFLSTIAFMIVRWGAFFGGGHGRGGGGGKGGGGVLVAILVSLVVWIISYVLIRALSRYREFAADRGAAAITGNPSALASALLKISGEVDKVPDKDMREEAEMNAFFIIPLKSGVVGRLFSTHPSTERRVEQLRELERELTTA, from the coding sequence ATGAACTGGCAGCCGGACTGGGGTCTTCGCGGCCGGATGTTCCTGACGATGTTCCTGCTGTTCGCGCTGTACATCGTCTTCGCAGCCGTCCTCACGCTCTACATCGGTGGTGGACTGTGGACGATCGCGATCCTGTTTGGTGGGTTCTCGCTCGTCCAGTACTACTTCAGCGACACGCTCACGCTTCGCAGCATGGGCGCGAAGGAGGTCTCGGCCGACGAGTATCCACAGCTTCACTCCTCGGTCGAACGGCTCTCTCAGCAGGCGGACCTTCCGAAGCCGACGGTCGCCGTGGTTGATTCGAACGTCCCTAACGCCTTCGCGACGGGACGCAACCAGCGCAACGCTGCCGTCGCAGTGACGTCTGGCCTGATGAACACACTCGATCGCGAGGAACTCGACGGCGTCATCGCCCACGAACTCGCCCACGTCAAGAATCGAGATATGATGGTGATGACCATCGCGTCGTTCCTCTCGACGATCGCGTTCATGATCGTCCGCTGGGGTGCGTTCTTCGGCGGAGGACACGGCCGCGGCGGTGGCGGCGGGAAAGGCGGTGGCGGAGTCCTCGTCGCGATCCTCGTCTCCCTCGTCGTCTGGATCATTAGCTACGTCCTCATTCGCGCGCTCTCGCGCTACCGTGAGTTCGCGGCCGACCGGGGGGCCGCGGCGATCACCGGCAACCCCTCGGCGCTCGCCTCTGCGCTCCTGAAGATTTCGGGCGAGGTCGACAAGGTTCCGGACAAAGACATGCGCGAGGAGGCCGAGATGAACGCCTTCTTCATCATCCCGCTGAAGTCCGGCGTCGTCGGTCGGCTGTTCAGCACCCATCCCTCGACGGAACGACGCGTCGAACAGCTTCGCGAGCTCGAACGGGAATTGACCACGGCCTGA
- a CDS encoding outer membrane protein assembly factor BamB family protein, with product MVEHDRRRVLKRTGLATVGATLAAASTSSASAETGTDTTGASTTTTHSAVGADTTVTETAGWPSIGGTPGNNPVVEPAAEPEPPVYVAWEYEHAGPTAIVDDTVYLTTDGEVHALDAADGALEWATHNIGASGTPAVRGDTVLVGGERLTLIDAADGEICCQHDLGYDGALASPVVAGDYAFTVGDGTLFAFDIDPREVAWEFTPTADTDEHEPLYEQPVAVGGGAVVAVSESHAVAFELEDGTKRWRVDDPVGDDEYSRFMEPNPRQTSYPVATDEVVAIGSVDTGDASMWPLGYTTLYDVETGERRVTSERSTFDPGAITDERFYALDSHNVRGYDRDSGEESWDPSSITYRVPSIAVGDGIVYAGLTLDGAGYDPDEDDVPEHYDGVYAFDADTGEIEWSVGTDGIPHIALANETVYASSETLVALRSENDDWHEEEADTADDEGGDESDDTTDEAAGEEESEDTTSEESETDTDNDTGTDTDADTGTDTDADTGTDNETENNSTGSADGNGGTNETADKSTESEADSNDNDNNKDGTPGFTAGAGVLGAGATLEWLRRRAGGGSNASGGTDRRE from the coding sequence ATGGTCGAACACGATCGGCGGCGCGTGCTGAAGCGAACTGGACTCGCAACAGTCGGTGCGACACTCGCAGCGGCGAGCACGTCGAGTGCCAGCGCTGAGACCGGCACCGACACGACAGGAGCGTCGACGACAACCACTCACTCAGCCGTCGGTGCTGACACGACTGTCACCGAGACAGCCGGCTGGCCATCGATCGGCGGTACTCCCGGAAACAACCCGGTCGTCGAGCCGGCAGCCGAACCCGAGCCGCCAGTATACGTCGCCTGGGAGTACGAACACGCCGGCCCGACGGCGATCGTCGACGACACCGTCTATCTCACCACCGACGGCGAGGTCCACGCCCTCGACGCAGCCGACGGGGCACTCGAGTGGGCCACCCACAACATTGGTGCGAGCGGGACGCCCGCGGTGCGAGGTGACACCGTCCTGGTCGGCGGCGAGCGCCTGACGCTGATCGACGCTGCCGACGGCGAGATTTGCTGTCAGCACGATCTCGGCTACGACGGGGCGCTGGCCTCGCCCGTTGTCGCGGGCGACTACGCGTTCACGGTCGGTGACGGGACCCTGTTCGCGTTCGACATCGACCCGCGCGAGGTCGCCTGGGAGTTTACACCAACAGCCGATACTGACGAGCACGAACCGCTGTACGAACAGCCCGTCGCCGTCGGCGGCGGGGCCGTCGTCGCCGTCAGCGAGAGCCATGCAGTTGCGTTCGAACTCGAGGACGGCACCAAGCGTTGGCGGGTCGACGACCCCGTCGGTGATGACGAATACAGCCGGTTCATGGAACCGAACCCGCGCCAGACGAGCTACCCGGTCGCGACGGACGAGGTCGTGGCGATCGGCAGCGTGGACACGGGCGATGCTTCGATGTGGCCGCTTGGCTACACAACGCTGTACGACGTGGAGACCGGCGAGCGGCGGGTCACGAGCGAGCGCTCGACGTTCGATCCGGGTGCAATCACCGACGAGCGGTTCTACGCCCTTGACTCGCACAATGTCAGGGGCTACGACCGGGACAGCGGCGAGGAAAGCTGGGATCCAAGCAGTATCACGTACCGCGTCCCCTCGATAGCCGTCGGCGACGGAATCGTCTATGCAGGACTGACGCTCGACGGGGCTGGATACGACCCGGACGAGGACGACGTACCAGAGCACTACGACGGCGTGTACGCCTTCGACGCGGATACCGGTGAGATCGAGTGGTCGGTCGGAACGGACGGCATTCCGCATATCGCACTCGCGAACGAGACGGTCTACGCCAGTTCGGAAACGCTCGTAGCGCTCCGTTCGGAGAACGACGACTGGCACGAGGAGGAGGCGGACACGGCGGACGACGAGGGTGGGGACGAATCCGACGATACGACAGACGAGGCAGCGGGCGAGGAGGAGAGCGAGGACACCACCAGTGAGGAGAGTGAGACGGACACAGACAACGACACTGGCACTGACACGGACGCTGACACTGGCACTGACACGGACGCTGACACTGGCACTGACAACGAGACCGAAAACAACTCGACCGGATCGGCCGACGGAAACGGCGGAACCAACGAAACCGCCGACAAATCCACCGAATCTGAAGCCGACTCGAACGACAACGACAACAACAAGGACGGCACGCCCGGCTTCACCGCCGGCGCGGGCGTCCTCGGTGCTGGAGCGACACTCGAGTGGCTCCGCCGACGGGCCGGCGGTGGAAGCAATGCGAGCGGTGGTACTGACCGACGCGAGTAA
- a CDS encoding DNA polymerase sliding clamp, with product MFKAIVSAETLTSALDSISVLVDECKIHLEEDGLEIRAVDPANVGMVDLSLDAAAFESYEADGGLIGVDLSRLEDIAGMAESGQLIQFELDEETRKLHIQIDGLEYTLALIDPDSIRQEPDIPELDLPAEVVLEGKDVNRSVTAADMVSDHIALGVNDGDDSFYVDAEGDTDDVHLELTEADLIDLQAGPAHSLFSLDYLKDMNKAIPSNTEVTLQLGEEFPVKIYFGFAEGQGQVTYMLAPRIQSD from the coding sequence ATGTTTAAGGCCATCGTGAGCGCGGAAACGCTCACCAGCGCGCTCGACTCGATCAGCGTGCTGGTCGACGAGTGTAAGATCCACCTGGAGGAAGACGGACTCGAAATTCGAGCCGTCGACCCCGCAAACGTCGGGATGGTCGACCTCTCGCTCGACGCGGCCGCCTTCGAATCCTACGAGGCCGACGGCGGGCTGATCGGCGTCGACCTCTCCCGACTCGAAGACATCGCGGGCATGGCCGAATCCGGCCAGCTCATCCAGTTCGAACTCGACGAGGAGACCCGCAAACTCCACATCCAGATCGACGGACTCGAGTACACCCTCGCGCTCATCGATCCGGACAGCATCCGCCAGGAGCCAGACATTCCAGAACTCGACCTGCCAGCGGAGGTCGTTCTCGAAGGGAAAGACGTCAATCGCTCGGTTACGGCGGCGGATATGGTCTCTGACCATATCGCGCTGGGTGTCAACGACGGCGACGACTCGTTCTACGTCGATGCAGAGGGTGACACCGACGACGTCCACCTCGAACTCACTGAAGCGGACCTGATCGACCTGCAGGCCGGGCCGGCCCACTCGCTGTTCAGTCTGGACTACCTGAAGGATATGAACAAGGCGATTCCCTCGAACACCGAGGTTACGCTGCAGTTGGGCGAAGAGTTCCCGGTCAAGATTTACTTCGGCTTCGCGGAAGGGCAGGGCCAGGTTACCTACATGCTCGCACCGCGGATCCAGAGCGACTGA
- the priL gene encoding DNA primase regulatory subunit PriL, with amino-acid sequence MQRLHARYPFLEAARETVATETVDLATVVEQEQAVVERARQRVITALEDGEIGEPHRDPRTELLSYPVARVLVSMVEERVLVRRYARAEAETAHERFTADLENTTELKSVESTGLELAELLAEFDLEETVTAESVSASATTGTGTGTGTGAGSGTGTNAGTTTAGTTTATDPDDADRFRIDVGTYLPLAADLWDDEWGLVNQPLSDGEVPVEKDDLLLLLREAIRDRIEDGLPFEVPTTIGDPLEDAADDVREVLANLDLTREIDTVVPELFPPCMKSLLDQVQKGEHLPHHSRFAITAFLSSIGMTTDEIVDLYRVNSSFGEEMTRYQTDHIRGETSPTEYSPPSCATMQSYGDCVNKDDLCERIPHPMAYYEQRVDDADDDELEDWREGDGDGDSDSDSDDGDNDDDDGDAGSENGDVTDTNGQK; translated from the coding sequence ATGCAGCGACTGCACGCTCGATACCCGTTTCTCGAAGCCGCCCGCGAGACTGTGGCGACGGAGACGGTCGATCTGGCAACCGTCGTCGAGCAGGAGCAAGCAGTCGTCGAGCGCGCGCGACAACGAGTGATTACCGCGCTCGAAGACGGCGAGATTGGTGAGCCCCACCGGGACCCCCGCACCGAACTGCTCTCCTATCCAGTTGCGCGCGTCCTCGTCTCGATGGTCGAGGAACGCGTCCTCGTGCGCCGATACGCCCGTGCCGAAGCCGAGACTGCCCACGAACGATTTACCGCCGACCTCGAGAACACAACCGAACTCAAGAGCGTCGAGTCGACGGGGCTCGAACTCGCGGAACTCCTCGCGGAGTTCGACCTCGAAGAGACGGTTACCGCCGAGTCCGTGTCGGCGAGTGCGACTACAGGGACCGGGACCGGGACCGGAACCGGAGCCGGCTCCGGAACCGGGACCAACGCCGGCACAACCACAGCCGGCACAACGACAGCAACCGACCCCGACGACGCCGACCGATTCAGAATCGACGTCGGCACCTACCTCCCGCTCGCCGCCGACCTCTGGGACGACGAATGGGGGCTCGTCAACCAGCCCCTGTCCGACGGCGAGGTTCCCGTCGAGAAAGATGACCTCCTGCTCCTCCTGCGCGAAGCCATCCGCGACCGAATCGAAGACGGCCTCCCCTTCGAAGTCCCCACTACGATCGGTGACCCACTCGAGGATGCCGCCGACGACGTTCGGGAGGTGCTCGCCAATCTCGACCTCACGCGCGAGATCGATACCGTCGTCCCCGAACTCTTCCCGCCGTGTATGAAGTCACTGCTGGATCAGGTCCAGAAGGGCGAACACCTGCCCCATCACTCCCGGTTTGCCATCACGGCCTTCCTCTCGAGTATCGGCATGACGACGGACGAAATCGTCGATCTCTATCGGGTGAACTCCTCGTTCGGCGAGGAGATGACGCGCTACCAGACCGACCATATCCGGGGCGAGACCTCACCGACGGAGTACTCACCACCCTCGTGTGCGACGATGCAGTCGTACGGCGACTGTGTGAACAAGGACGACCTCTGCGAGCGAATTCCGCACCCGATGGCCTACTACGAGCAGCGCGTCGACGACGCTGACGACGACGAACTCGAGGACTGGCGGGAAGGTGACGGTGATGGCGATAGTGATAGTGATAGTGATGATGGCGATAACGATGACGACGATGGCGATGCAGGGAGTGAGAACGGCGACGTAACCGACACCAACGGCCAGAAATAG
- a CDS encoding receiver/sensor box histidine kinase → MTAATDKIRVLCVDDDSVVLALTETVLERLDGSIVVETETDPTAALDRVRTGEFDCVVCDYEMPGLSGLELHDAIREEDSTIPVILFTGAGSEEIASEAIQHGITGYLRKQPGTAQYDLLASKIKNAVERSRTVEELQRKNAAMDEAPVGIVLTDSSLPDNPIVYANEKFYELTGYPEAEVLGRNCRFLQGERTKQEPVDRMRAAIEAREPITTEVRNYRRDGTMFWNEVTIAPVDNSETPYFVGFQHEITRRKLAEQRLRRQNERLSEFTGTVSHDLRGPLAAAMGYLELARAEADDVSFLDDVAAAHQRMKTLIDDLLVLARAGNVIDDSSAVPITEAVEYAWNPPPHVKATLDVQIADDVTVQADENRLIQLFENLLGNSLEHGIHNDDGTETVTITVGLLEDGFFVADDGPGIPPDKREAVFESGYTTNPDGTGLGLRIVQDIVDAHGWDVTVTESDDGGARFEITNVYNADD, encoded by the coding sequence ATGACGGCGGCGACAGACAAGATTCGTGTGCTCTGTGTCGACGACGATAGCGTCGTTCTCGCGCTCACGGAGACCGTTCTCGAGCGACTCGACGGTTCCATCGTCGTCGAGACGGAAACGGATCCGACGGCAGCGCTCGACCGAGTTCGAACGGGAGAGTTCGACTGTGTCGTCTGCGACTACGAGATGCCAGGGCTGTCGGGGCTCGAACTGCACGATGCGATCCGTGAAGAGGACTCCACGATACCGGTAATTCTCTTCACCGGCGCTGGCTCGGAAGAGATAGCAAGCGAGGCGATCCAGCACGGGATAACCGGTTATCTTCGGAAGCAACCCGGGACGGCGCAGTACGATCTGCTCGCGTCGAAAATTAAAAACGCAGTCGAGCGTTCCCGCACCGTCGAGGAGCTTCAGCGCAAGAACGCGGCGATGGACGAAGCGCCGGTTGGGATCGTACTAACCGACTCGAGTCTGCCGGATAATCCGATCGTCTACGCCAACGAGAAATTTTACGAGTTGACGGGGTATCCCGAAGCAGAGGTTCTCGGTCGAAACTGCCGGTTTCTGCAGGGCGAGCGGACCAAACAGGAGCCTGTCGACCGAATGCGAGCGGCAATCGAAGCGCGGGAACCGATTACGACCGAAGTTCGGAACTACCGGCGCGACGGGACGATGTTCTGGAACGAGGTGACGATCGCTCCGGTCGACAACAGCGAGACGCCGTACTTCGTCGGGTTCCAGCACGAGATCACCCGCCGAAAGCTCGCCGAGCAGCGACTGCGCAGACAGAACGAGCGGCTCTCGGAGTTTACGGGAACCGTCTCACACGATCTCCGCGGGCCGCTCGCCGCCGCAATGGGCTACCTCGAACTGGCACGAGCTGAAGCGGACGACGTTTCGTTTCTCGACGACGTCGCAGCCGCCCACCAGCGCATGAAGACGCTGATTGACGACCTGCTGGTGCTCGCTCGGGCTGGCAACGTCATCGACGACAGCAGTGCTGTCCCGATCACGGAAGCCGTCGAATATGCCTGGAATCCACCACCCCACGTGAAAGCAACACTCGACGTTCAGATCGCGGACGATGTGACAGTGCAGGCGGACGAGAATCGGCTGATACAGCTGTTCGAGAACCTTCTCGGGAACAGTCTCGAACATGGCATTCACAACGACGACGGAACGGAGACGGTGACGATCACGGTCGGACTACTCGAGGACGGGTTCTTCGTCGCGGATGACGGGCCAGGAATTCCGCCGGACAAACGCGAAGCCGTCTTCGAATCCGGCTACACGACCAACCCCGACGGAACCGGACTCGGCCTTCGAATCGTCCAGGATATCGTCGACGCCCACGGCTGGGACGTAACCGTAACAGAGAGCGACGACGGCGGTGCTCGCTTCGAGATTACGAACGTGTATAACGCCGACGACTGA
- a CDS encoding alpha/beta fold hydrolase — translation MPRATRDGVSIYYEFDERPMDERRTATPVVFLQDLGYGRWMWRWQREAVAREFGAPVIAPDLRGTGRSDAGLPPLVSRLPGRLRTPLLQNVASYSVSGLAADLEAVLDDAGVHSAHLVGSGLGGMIAQQYAIDHDRAASLTLCGTTHGGADADPIPDEIPSRLLAASAGGSERHRLREQLRPVFTPAFTNRNPHLIEQLLEWRLEQDASRPALEAQLGAFLGFDSSADLDRIDVPTLLVHGTNDEVVPWLNARLLEEGIPDTRLEVIEGGPHLLGVERADEVTDALLSFLGTQAAVEDGTTGTASERSQTRVDTHA, via the coding sequence ATGCCACGGGCGACGCGGGACGGCGTGTCGATCTACTACGAGTTCGACGAGCGACCGATGGACGAGCGACGAACCGCGACACCTGTCGTCTTCCTCCAGGATCTGGGATACGGCCGATGGATGTGGCGCTGGCAGCGCGAGGCCGTTGCGCGCGAGTTCGGCGCACCCGTAATCGCGCCCGACCTGCGCGGCACCGGTCGTTCGGACGCCGGCCTCCCGCCGCTCGTTTCGCGCCTGCCGGGCCGACTCCGAACTCCACTGCTTCAAAACGTAGCGAGCTACTCGGTGTCTGGGCTGGCGGCCGACCTGGAGGCCGTCCTCGACGACGCCGGCGTCCACAGCGCCCACCTCGTCGGCTCGGGCCTCGGCGGAATGATCGCCCAGCAGTACGCCATCGACCACGACCGCGCAGCCTCGCTGACACTCTGCGGGACGACCCACGGCGGGGCGGACGCCGATCCGATCCCCGACGAAATACCCAGCCGGCTGCTCGCCGCCTCCGCCGGCGGGAGCGAGCGCCACCGCCTCCGCGAACAACTGCGCCCCGTCTTCACCCCCGCGTTCACCAACCGGAACCCGCACCTGATCGAGCAGCTACTCGAGTGGCGACTGGAACAGGATGCGAGTCGGCCGGCACTCGAGGCCCAACTCGGTGCGTTCCTCGGGTTTGACAGCAGCGCCGACCTGGACCGCATCGATGTGCCGACGCTACTCGTTCATGGGACGAACGACGAGGTCGTTCCCTGGTTGAACGCCAGGCTGTTAGAAGAGGGGATTCCAGATACTCGCCTCGAGGTAATCGAGGGTGGCCCGCATCTGCTTGGTGTGGAGCGTGCGGACGAGGTGACGGACGCGCTGTTGTCGTTTTTGGGGACCCAGGCGGCGGTCGAGGACGGGACGACGGGCACGGCCAGTGAGCGCTCACAGACCCGAGTCGACACACACGCCTAG
- a CDS encoding 60S ribosomal export protein NMD3: MSESRAFCPRCGDPVPERSADDESGDAADPLRPGSEVDLCDSCYFEDFDFVDAPNRIDVRVCARCGAVYRGNRWIDVGAQDYTDIAIEEVSEALSVHVDVEDVAWQVEPEQVDQNTIRMHCFFTGVVRGTPVEEQVTVPVKIARQTCQRCGRIAGDYYASIVQIRAEGRTPTSEETDRAKEIAHSIVADMEATGDRNAFVTEVGETDDGLNIKVSTNKIGKKISNKMVEEFGGTVNDAETLVTEDSDGNEVYRVTFAVRLPPYTPGDVIDLADDADDDGPVLVRSARGNLKGIRVTTGERYEAGYEEGNSPDARKLGEHEDAEETTVVTVEDENAVQVLDPETYQAKTVARPDYFDPEAEMVPVLKSRAGLHILPDESASAEE; this comes from the coding sequence ATGAGTGAGTCTCGCGCGTTCTGTCCCCGATGTGGGGACCCTGTTCCCGAGCGATCGGCCGACGACGAGTCGGGCGACGCCGCCGATCCGCTTCGTCCCGGCAGCGAGGTCGACCTCTGCGATTCGTGTTACTTCGAGGATTTCGACTTCGTGGACGCGCCGAATCGGATCGACGTCCGCGTCTGCGCCCGCTGTGGCGCCGTGTATCGGGGCAACCGCTGGATTGACGTTGGCGCACAGGATTACACGGACATTGCGATTGAGGAGGTGAGCGAGGCGCTCTCGGTCCACGTCGATGTCGAGGACGTCGCCTGGCAGGTCGAACCCGAACAGGTCGACCAGAACACGATCCGGATGCACTGTTTCTTCACGGGTGTCGTCCGCGGCACGCCAGTCGAAGAGCAGGTGACGGTCCCAGTCAAGATCGCCCGCCAGACCTGCCAGCGCTGTGGCCGCATCGCCGGCGACTACTACGCCAGCATCGTCCAGATCCGCGCGGAGGGACGCACGCCGACGAGCGAGGAGACCGATCGCGCCAAGGAAATCGCCCACAGCATCGTCGCCGACATGGAGGCGACGGGCGACCGCAACGCCTTCGTCACCGAGGTCGGCGAGACCGACGACGGACTGAACATCAAGGTCTCGACCAACAAGATCGGCAAGAAAATTTCAAACAAGATGGTCGAGGAGTTCGGCGGCACCGTCAACGACGCCGAAACTCTCGTCACCGAGGACTCCGACGGCAACGAAGTCTATCGCGTCACCTTCGCCGTCCGTCTCCCGCCGTACACCCCCGGCGACGTGATCGACCTCGCGGACGACGCCGACGACGACGGGCCGGTTCTGGTCCGCAGCGCTCGCGGCAACCTGAAGGGGATCCGCGTGACGACCGGCGAGCGCTACGAGGCGGGCTACGAGGAGGGGAACTCACCCGACGCGCGCAAACTCGGCGAGCACGAGGACGCCGAGGAGACCACCGTTGTCACCGTCGAGGACGAGAACGCCGTGCAGGTGCTCGACCCCGAGACCTACCAGGCGAAGACCGTCGCCCGGCCGGACTACTTCGATCCGGAGGCCGAGATGGTCCCCGTTCTAAAGAGTCGCGCGGGGCTGCACATTCTTCCCGACGAGTCCGCATCCGCGGAGGAGTAG
- a CDS encoding DUF3995 domain-containing protein codes for MTSSDTAVEMTGSSSQPSLFGQLAVLAVFVLLGTSVLVRSAGAVSPGSAVGLTVILAGVGVVLLWRRATSTADAGDHDSAQTQNTDATDTDTPPDESDSSVWNAIPSWQYEGRHVESGGLARSEQEKALQDIQQQAAELSEEPNEK; via the coding sequence ATGACCAGTTCCGATACCGCGGTTGAGATGACCGGATCATCCTCACAGCCGTCCCTGTTCGGTCAACTGGCCGTCCTCGCGGTCTTCGTACTGCTCGGAACCTCTGTCCTCGTCCGCTCGGCAGGGGCCGTCTCACCTGGGTCTGCCGTCGGACTCACCGTAATCCTCGCCGGCGTCGGCGTTGTGCTCCTCTGGCGACGCGCGACGAGCACAGCCGATGCTGGCGATCACGATTCAGCGCAGACACAGAACACAGACGCCACCGACACAGACACGCCACCAGACGAGTCGGACTCGAGTGTCTGGAACGCGATCCCTTCCTGGCAGTACGAGGGTCGCCACGTCGAGTCCGGCGGTTTAGCTCGCAGCGAGCAGGAGAAAGCGTTGCAGGATATTCAACAGCAGGCTGCCGAATTGTCGGAAGAACCCAACGAAAAGTAA
- a CDS encoding DUF7472 family protein, producing MLERERLIELVVAVSSVLLMLGVMASIGTNYGGDDGILTPDGAQLLVGAIIGFVFLLTIIGIALAFVLNDPEDGLESDDDNVETDTPDAV from the coding sequence ATGCTCGAGCGTGAGCGACTCATCGAACTGGTCGTCGCTGTCTCCTCCGTTCTCCTGATGCTCGGCGTCATGGCCAGCATCGGCACGAACTACGGTGGCGACGACGGAATTCTCACCCCTGACGGCGCACAGCTACTTGTCGGTGCGATCATCGGCTTCGTCTTCCTTCTGACTATCATCGGCATCGCCCTGGCGTTCGTCCTGAACGACCCCGAAGACGGTCTCGAAAGCGACGACGACAACGTCGAGACGGATACACCGGACGCGGTCTAA